A window of the Sabethes cyaneus chromosome 1, idSabCyanKW18_F2, whole genome shotgun sequence genome harbors these coding sequences:
- the LOC128733104 gene encoding pheromone-binding protein-related protein 6-like: MFASLLLLLLVGAISCDEPRRDADYPPPEFLEKMKPMHDECVAETGVSEDAIKRFSDQEVHEDDALKCYMNCLFHKAGVVDDKGEFHYVKIQDFLPESMHLITLNWFKRCLYPEGENLCEKAFWLNKCWKQRDPVHYFLP, translated from the exons ATGTTTGCTAGTTTACTTCTGCTTCTGCTGGTAGGAGCGATCAGTTGTGATGAACCGAGGCGAGATGCTGAT TATCCACCGCcagaatttttggaaaaaatgaaaCCCATGCACGATGAGTGCGTTGCTGAAACCGGTGTCTCAGAAG ATGCCATCAAGCGGTTTAGTGATCAAGAAGTGCACGAGGACGACGCGCTCAAGTGCTACATGAACTGTCTGTTCCATAAGGCCGGTGTAGTTGACGACAAGGGTGAATTTCACTACGTTAAAATTCAGGACTTTTTACCCGAATCGATGCACCTGATAACGCTAAATTGGTTCAAAAGATGTCTATATCCAGAGGGGGAGAATCTATGCGAGAAAGCATTCTGGCTGAACAAATGCTGGAAACAGCGTGATCCGGTTCACTACTTCTTGCCTTAA
- the LOC128745650 gene encoding uncharacterized protein LOC128745650, which produces MDTQISDANVFDRKEKLCRSPILKEVVAQMFSGNTQQQITPKGQGSMLNFTTPIPKSKEDSQQTNKLRAAKEKLLKLIEFMKERSNIHGEIKKQAARTLTAVIEAEMEQEALIKRVVVAEEALAEKEVVHAALIRRAVIAEEALAATILDQAVSRAPRTEKRDRESPGDKVSSKKRKDELNGDHEEQNENRAEEQCDTEQGEASGWRTIPKQKEESENKKKMKEDRQKQLQRDMPAEREEAEKKAKNRARPQPRRIRSRGDALIVGVKGEKMTYADLLKRMRDDPKLKELGEKVVKTRRTQSGELLFELKRDPEVKSAAFKALVETALGSEAQVKALSQETIVEAKNLDEVTTESEVKAVLTRAEYLGDVPMSIRLRKAYDSTQTASIRLPIEAANRLLKVDRVKIGWAVVSFRAIPREPKEMARCFKCMDFGHQARNCPGPDRSKLCRKCGNEGHVVKDCNKQPRCMLCKEDNDHVTGGFKCLVYQKAKAALQ; this is translated from the coding sequence ATGGACACGCAGATCAGCGATGCCAACGTGTTCGATAGGAAGGAGAAGCTGTGTAGATCGCCAATATTGAAGGAGGTAGTCGCACAAATGTTTAGCGGCAACACACAGCAGCAGATAACCCCAAAAGGGCAAGGCTCGATGCTAAACTTCACTACGCCCATCCCGAAGTCAAAAGAGGACAGCCAACAGACGAACAAGCTGcgagctgccaaagaaaaactcCTGAAGCTGATTGAGTTCATGAAGGAGAGAAGTAACATCCATGGTGAGATCAAGAAGCAAGCAGCACGGACCTTAACGGCGGTGATAGAGGCAGAAATGGAGCAGGAGGCCTTGATTAAGAGAGTTGTAGTCGCCGAGGAGGCCCTGGCAGAGAAGGAAGTGGTGCATGCGGCGTTAATAAGGAGGGCTGTAATTGCGGAGGAGGCCCTGGCAGCGACGATCCTGGATCAGGCGGTGTCGAGAGCCCCGCGCACAGAAAAGCGGGATCGGGAATCGCCAGGAGATAAGGTAAGCTCAAAAAAGCGGAAGGATGAGCTGAACGGCGACCACGAAgagcaaaatgaaaacagagCGGAGGAGCAGTGCGACACGGAGCAGGGTGAGGCTAGCGGCTGGCGAACCATTCCTAAGCAGAAGGAGGAGAGtgagaacaagaaaaaaatgaaagaagatcGGCAGAAGCAGTTGCAGAGGGACATGCCGGCAGAACGCGAAGAAGCGGAAAAAAAGGCGAAGAATAGGGCGAGACCCCAACCTCGCCGGATCCGGAGCAGAggcgatgctctgattgttggagTGAAGGGCGAGAAGATGACGTATGCCGATCTCCTCAAGAGAATGAGGGACGACCCGAAGCTGAAAGAGTTAGGGGAAAAGGTCGTGAAAACCCGGAGAACCCAGAGCGGCGAgttgctcttcgagctcaagAGAGACCCGGAGGTGAAGAGCGCGGCTTTCAAGGCGCTAGTCGAGACAGCGCTCGGTAGCGAAGCTCAAGTAAAAGCTTTGTCTCAGGAGACGATCGTTGAAgcgaaaaacctggacgaggtcACAACAGAGAGTGAGGTGAAAGCCGTGCTAACAAGAGCGGAATACCTGGGCGACGTTCCAATGTCTATTCGGCTGCGGAAGGCATACGACAGTACGCAGACGGCGTCGATTCGTCTACCTATCGAGGCGGCAAACCGGCTTCTGAAGGTGGACAGAGTCAAAATTGGATGGGCGGTGGTTAGCTTTAGAGCCATCCCACGTGAACCCAAAGAAATGGCGAGATGCTTTAAATGCATGGACTTTGGTCACCAGGCGAGGAATTGTCCGGGACCTGACAGATCGAAGCTGTGCCGGAAATGCGGCAATGAGGGGCACGTTGTGAAGGACTGCAATAAGCAACCGAGGTGTATGTTGTGCAAGGAAGACAACGACCACGTGACGGGAGGCTTTAAATGCCTGGTGTACCAGAAGGCAAAGGCAGCCCTACAATAA